The following proteins are co-located in the Mycolicibacterium goodii genome:
- a CDS encoding cytidine deaminase — MNTDVDWNALRNNAIAVSRHAYAPYSGFPVGAAALVDDARIVTGCNVENVSYGLGLCAECAVVCALHSGGGGRLVALSCVGPDGAVLMPCGRCRQVLLEHGGPELLIDHPHGPRPLRELLPDAFGPDDLERR, encoded by the coding sequence ATGAACACAGACGTCGATTGGAATGCCTTGCGCAACAATGCAATTGCGGTCTCTCGGCACGCGTATGCGCCATATTCGGGGTTTCCGGTCGGCGCCGCCGCTCTGGTCGACGATGCCCGAATAGTCACCGGATGCAATGTGGAGAATGTCTCATATGGCCTAGGTCTCTGTGCCGAGTGCGCTGTGGTCTGCGCCCTGCATTCCGGGGGTGGCGGACGCCTCGTCGCGCTGTCCTGTGTGGGTCCCGACGGGGCCGTGCTGATGCCGTGTGGACGCTGCAGACAGGTGTTGCTGGAACACGGCGGACCCGAGTTGCTCATCGATCACCCGCACGGTCCGCGACCGCTGCGCGAGCTGCTGCCGGACGCGTTCGGCCCCGACGATCTTGAGCGGCGCTAA
- the sdhC gene encoding succinate dehydrogenase, cytochrome b556 subunit gives MSTQTEVPAPQPKKTRRRTLYRGDPGMWSWVLHRITGATIFFFLFVHVLDTALVRVSPQAYNEVIETYKTPIVGLMEIGLVAAVLFHALNGIRVILIDFWAQGPRYQRLMLAVIAGIFAVIFIAAVGVIGMHMVERFL, from the coding sequence ATGAGTACGCAGACGGAGGTACCGGCTCCGCAACCCAAGAAGACACGCCGGCGCACCCTTTATCGCGGTGATCCGGGGATGTGGTCTTGGGTCTTGCACCGCATTACCGGTGCCACGATTTTCTTTTTCCTTTTCGTCCATGTTCTCGATACCGCCCTGGTCCGCGTGAGCCCGCAGGCCTACAACGAGGTCATCGAGACCTACAAGACCCCGATCGTCGGCCTGATGGAAATCGGCCTGGTCGCCGCGGTGCTGTTCCACGCACTCAACGGCATCCGCGTCATCCTCATCGACTTCTGGGCGCAGGGCCCGCGGTACCAGCGACTGATGCTGGCCGTCATCGCAGGCATCTTCGCGGTGATCTTCATCGCAGCAGTGGGAGTTATCGGTATGCACATGGTGGAGCGGTTCCTGTGA
- a CDS encoding succinate dehydrogenase hydrophobic membrane anchor subunit: MSAPGAGESRLGRPAPVMEREHDRPAALDHPRAPRRPRGIPYFEKYAWLFMRFSGIALVFLALGHLFIMLMWQDGVYRIDFNYVAQRWASPFWQIWDMALLWLAMIHGANGMRTIIGDYARKNTTKFWLNSLLLLATGFTLVLGSYVLVTFDANIS; encoded by the coding sequence GTGAGCGCGCCAGGGGCAGGCGAATCCCGCCTGGGGCGCCCGGCGCCCGTCATGGAACGTGAACACGATCGTCCGGCCGCGCTCGATCACCCGCGCGCCCCGCGCAGGCCTCGCGGCATCCCGTACTTCGAGAAGTACGCCTGGCTGTTCATGCGGTTCTCCGGTATCGCGCTGGTCTTCCTGGCGCTCGGCCACCTGTTCATCATGCTGATGTGGCAGGACGGCGTGTACCGGATCGATTTCAACTACGTCGCCCAGCGCTGGGCCTCGCCGTTCTGGCAGATCTGGGACATGGCACTGCTCTGGTTGGCAATGATCCACGGCGCCAACGGCATGCGCACCATCATCGGTGACTACGCCCGCAAGAACACCACGAAGTTCTGGCTGAACTCGCTTCTGCTGCTGGCGACCGGTTTCACGTTGGTGCTGGGCAGCTACGTGCTGGTCACCTTCGACGCGAACATTTCATAA
- the sdhA gene encoding succinate dehydrogenase flavoprotein subunit, whose protein sequence is MIQEHRYDVVIVGAGGAGMRAAVEAGPRVRTAVLTKLYPTRSHTGAAQGGMCAALANVEEDNWEWHTFDTVKGGDYLADQDAVEIMCKEAIDAVLDLEKMGMPFNRTPEGRIDQRRFGGHTRDHGKAPVRRACYAADRTGHMILQTLYQNCVKHDVEFFNEFYALDIALTETPAGPVATGVIAYELATGDIHIFHAKAIVFATGGSGRMYKTTSNAHTLTGDGLGIVFRKGLPLEDMEFHQFHPTGLAGLGILISEAVRGEGGRLLNGEGERFMERYAPTIVDLAPRDIVARSMVLEVLEGRGAGPNKDYVYIDVRHLGEDVLEAKLPDITEFARTYLGVDPVKELVPVYPTCHYVMGGIPTTVHGQVLRDNTNVIPGLYAAGECACVSVHGANRLGTNSLLDINVFGRRAGIAAAEYAQNHNFVDMPESPAEMVVNWVGDILSEHGNERVADIRGALQQSMDNNAAVFRTEETLKQALTDIHALKERYSRITVHDKGKRYNSDLLEAIELGFLLELAEVTVVGALNRKESRGGHAREDYPNRDDTNYMRHTMAYKQGTDLLSDIRLDYKPVVQTRYEPMERKY, encoded by the coding sequence ATGATTCAGGAACATCGCTACGACGTCGTCATCGTCGGCGCAGGCGGCGCGGGCATGCGGGCGGCAGTCGAGGCAGGCCCGCGGGTGCGCACCGCGGTGCTGACCAAGCTGTACCCCACGCGTAGCCACACCGGTGCAGCGCAGGGCGGCATGTGCGCCGCGCTCGCCAACGTCGAAGAGGACAACTGGGAGTGGCACACCTTCGACACCGTCAAAGGCGGCGACTACCTCGCCGACCAGGACGCCGTCGAGATCATGTGCAAGGAAGCCATCGACGCGGTCCTCGACCTCGAGAAGATGGGGATGCCGTTCAACCGCACCCCGGAGGGCCGCATCGACCAGCGCCGCTTCGGCGGGCACACCCGCGACCACGGCAAGGCCCCGGTGCGCCGCGCCTGCTACGCCGCCGACCGCACCGGCCACATGATCCTGCAGACGCTGTATCAGAACTGCGTCAAGCACGACGTGGAGTTCTTCAACGAGTTCTACGCACTCGACATCGCATTGACGGAGACCCCGGCGGGTCCGGTCGCCACCGGCGTCATCGCCTACGAGCTGGCCACCGGCGACATTCACATCTTCCACGCCAAGGCGATCGTGTTCGCCACGGGCGGGTCGGGCCGGATGTACAAGACCACCTCCAACGCCCACACCCTCACCGGTGACGGCCTCGGCATCGTCTTCCGCAAGGGACTTCCCTTGGAAGACATGGAGTTCCACCAGTTCCACCCGACGGGCCTGGCCGGACTGGGCATCCTGATCTCCGAGGCCGTGCGCGGCGAGGGCGGCCGGCTGCTCAACGGCGAGGGCGAGCGATTCATGGAGCGCTACGCGCCCACCATCGTCGACCTCGCGCCCCGCGACATCGTGGCCCGCTCGATGGTGCTGGAGGTCCTCGAGGGCCGCGGCGCAGGCCCGAACAAGGACTACGTCTACATCGACGTGCGCCACCTCGGTGAGGATGTGCTCGAGGCCAAGCTGCCCGACATCACCGAGTTCGCCCGCACCTACCTCGGCGTCGACCCGGTCAAGGAACTGGTGCCGGTGTACCCGACGTGCCACTACGTCATGGGCGGCATCCCCACCACCGTGCACGGGCAGGTGCTGCGCGACAACACCAACGTCATCCCCGGCCTGTACGCGGCCGGTGAGTGCGCGTGCGTGTCGGTGCACGGCGCCAACCGCCTCGGCACCAACTCGCTGCTGGACATCAACGTGTTCGGTCGCCGCGCCGGTATCGCCGCCGCCGAGTATGCGCAGAACCACAACTTCGTGGACATGCCAGAGAGCCCGGCCGAGATGGTGGTCAACTGGGTCGGCGACATCCTCTCCGAGCACGGCAACGAGCGCGTCGCCGACATCCGCGGGGCGCTGCAGCAGTCCATGGACAACAACGCCGCGGTGTTCCGCACCGAGGAGACGCTCAAGCAGGCGCTCACCGACATTCACGCGCTCAAGGAGCGTTACTCGCGAATCACGGTGCACGACAAGGGCAAGCGCTACAACAGCGATCTGCTGGAGGCCATCGAGCTCGGCTTCCTGCTCGAGCTCGCCGAGGTGACCGTCGTCGGGGCGCTCAACCGCAAGGAATCCCGCGGCGGACACGCGCGCGAGGACTACCCGAACCGCGACGACACCAACTACATGCGCCACACCATGGCCTACAAGCAGGGCACCGATCTGCTGTCCGACATCCGGCTGGACTACAAGCCCGTGGTCCAGACCCGGTACGAGCCGATGGAGCGGAAGTACTGA
- a CDS encoding succinate dehydrogenase iron-sulfur subunit — MSAPVIDKPEAGDPELPPVPEGAVMVTLKIARFNPENPDAAGWQSFRVPSLPSDRLLNLLHYVKWYLDGTLTFRRSCAHGVCGSDAMRINGVNRLACKVLMRDMLPKNPNKQLTITIEPIRGLPVEKDLVVNMEPFFDAYRAVKPFLVTSGNPPTKERIQSPTDRARYDDTTKCILCACCTTSCPVYWSEGSYFGPAAIVNAHRFIFDSRDEAAAERLDILNEVDGVWRCRTTFNCTEACPRGIQVTQAIQEVKRALMFAR, encoded by the coding sequence ATGAGTGCACCCGTCATAGACAAGCCGGAAGCCGGCGACCCCGAGCTGCCGCCCGTGCCCGAGGGTGCGGTGATGGTGACCCTCAAGATCGCCCGGTTCAACCCGGAGAACCCCGACGCCGCAGGCTGGCAGAGCTTCCGGGTTCCCTCCCTGCCGAGCGACCGTCTGCTCAACCTGCTGCACTACGTCAAGTGGTACCTCGACGGCACGCTGACGTTCCGCCGGTCGTGCGCGCACGGTGTGTGCGGATCCGACGCGATGCGGATCAACGGCGTCAACCGGTTGGCGTGCAAGGTTCTGATGCGCGACATGCTGCCGAAGAACCCCAACAAACAGCTCACCATCACCATCGAGCCGATCCGCGGCCTGCCCGTGGAGAAGGACCTCGTGGTGAACATGGAGCCGTTCTTCGACGCCTACCGTGCGGTCAAGCCGTTCCTGGTGACCAGCGGCAACCCGCCCACCAAGGAGCGCATCCAGAGCCCCACCGACCGGGCCCGCTACGACGACACCACCAAGTGCATCCTGTGCGCCTGCTGCACCACGAGCTGCCCGGTGTACTGGAGCGAGGGGTCGTACTTCGGCCCGGCCGCGATCGTCAACGCGCACCGGTTCATCTTCGATTCGCGTGACGAGGCGGCCGCCGAGCGCCTCGACATCCTCAACGAGGTCGACGGTGTGTGGCGCTGCCGCACGACGTTCAACTGCACCGAGGCCTGCCCGCGTGGCATCCAGGTGACCCAGGCGATCCAGGAGGTCAAGCGTGCTCTGATGTTCGCGCGCTGA
- a CDS encoding PPOX class F420-dependent oxidoreductase: MPGDPGNLGQTFGRIMFRGMDRMRHREAFDIGEPTATDFAGFERFRQIVLVTFKRSGQAVPSPVNHGVADGKLYLRTDASTAKVRRIRHNPDVIVVPCNLRGRPAGPVVAGVARVLPESEQARADAAIAANWSLPMKIFERSLDRGSQTFGITMAFIEISPAGPTAPGTHPPS, from the coding sequence ATGCCCGGCGATCCGGGCAACCTGGGCCAGACCTTCGGCCGGATCATGTTCCGCGGCATGGACAGAATGCGTCACCGCGAGGCCTTCGACATCGGTGAGCCGACCGCCACCGACTTCGCCGGCTTCGAGCGGTTCCGCCAGATCGTGCTGGTCACGTTCAAACGGTCGGGGCAGGCCGTGCCGAGCCCGGTCAACCACGGCGTCGCAGACGGCAAGCTGTACCTGCGCACCGACGCCTCCACCGCCAAGGTGCGCCGAATTCGGCACAATCCCGACGTGATCGTGGTGCCGTGCAACCTGCGGGGCAGGCCCGCGGGCCCGGTGGTCGCGGGCGTGGCGCGCGTCCTGCCCGAGTCCGAGCAGGCGCGCGCCGACGCCGCGATCGCCGCCAACTGGAGCCTGCCGATGAAGATTTTCGAGCGAAGTCTCGACCGGGGCAGTCAAACCTTCGGGATCACAATGGCTTTCATCGAGATCAGCCCTGCTGGGCCCACGGCACCCGGCACGCATCCCCCGAGCTGA
- a CDS encoding sigma-70 family RNA polymerase sigma factor has translation MTTAARTDEFEALRPHLLAVAYRLTGTYADAEDIVQEAWIRWAAAQTPIDNLQAWLTTVVSRLGLDRLRSAAHRRESYYGEWLPEPVVTGIDGNDPLNAVVAGEDARFAAMVVLERLSPDQRVAFVLHDGFGLPFSDIADVLGVSAASARQLASRARRAVSDAPPPVDDTTHNEVAGALMAALAAGDMDGVVRLLHPDVTFTGDSNRKAPTAPRVIHGPEKVARFLFGLARRYGPNWLAGAQMAYINGELGTYTPGAPAVDGYPELLPRITAMTVRDGKVCAVWDVANPDKFTGSPLGAAVRRS, from the coding sequence GTGACCACCGCCGCGCGGACGGACGAGTTCGAGGCGCTGCGACCGCACCTCCTCGCGGTCGCATACCGGCTGACGGGCACCTACGCCGACGCCGAGGACATCGTGCAGGAGGCGTGGATCAGGTGGGCTGCCGCACAGACGCCCATCGACAACCTGCAGGCCTGGCTGACCACCGTCGTCAGCAGGCTCGGCCTGGACCGGTTGCGGTCGGCCGCGCACCGCCGCGAGTCCTACTACGGCGAGTGGCTGCCGGAGCCGGTGGTGACCGGCATCGACGGCAACGACCCGTTGAACGCCGTGGTGGCGGGGGAGGACGCGCGCTTCGCGGCGATGGTGGTGCTCGAACGCCTGAGCCCCGACCAGCGCGTGGCGTTCGTGTTGCACGACGGGTTCGGGTTGCCGTTCAGCGACATCGCCGACGTGCTCGGGGTCAGCGCCGCATCGGCGCGGCAACTGGCCTCACGTGCGCGACGCGCGGTGTCCGACGCTCCGCCGCCGGTCGACGACACGACCCACAACGAGGTCGCCGGGGCGTTGATGGCGGCACTGGCCGCGGGCGACATGGACGGTGTGGTGCGGCTGCTGCATCCCGACGTCACGTTCACCGGCGACTCCAACCGCAAGGCGCCCACGGCGCCGCGGGTCATCCACGGCCCCGAGAAGGTGGCGCGGTTCCTGTTCGGGCTCGCCCGCCGCTACGGGCCGAACTGGTTGGCCGGGGCGCAGATGGCCTACATCAACGGCGAGCTGGGCACCTACACACCCGGTGCGCCTGCCGTCGACGGCTACCCGGAACTGCTGCCGCGCATCACCGCGATGACGGTGCGCGACGGAAAAGTCTGTGCGGTATGGGATGTCGCGAACCCCGACAAGTTCACCGGATCACCCCTCGGCGCCGCGGTCAGACGCTCATGA
- a CDS encoding gamma-aminobutyraldehyde dehydrogenase, which produces MSVAVKLASSWINGASVATSGETHQIIDPATGKSVAEYSLATAADVDTAVAAARAAFPGWAGATPAERSAVLAKLAKLADEHADELISEEVSQTGKPVRLATEFDVPGSVDNIDFFAGAARHLEGKATAEYSGDHTSSIRREAVGVVATITPWNYPLQMAVWKVIPALAAGCSVVIKPAEITPLTTLTLARLATEAGLPDGVFNVVTGSGAEVGTALAGHRDVDVVTFTGSTAVGRKVMAAAAAHGHRTQLELGGKAPFVVFSDADLDAAVQGAVAGALINTGQDCTAATRAIVARELYDDFVAGVAEVMGKIVVGDPHDPDTDLGPLITHAHRDKVAGMVARAPQQGGRIVTGGDAPDLPGSFYRPTLIADVDESSEVYREEIFGPVLTVRSFTDDDDALRQANDTDYGLAASAWTRDVYRAQRASREINAGCVWINDHIPIISEMPHGGVGASGFGKDMSDYSFEEYLTIKHVMSDITGVAEKEWHRTIFNKR; this is translated from the coding sequence ATGAGTGTGGCAGTAAAACTCGCGAGCAGTTGGATCAATGGTGCCTCGGTGGCCACCAGCGGGGAAACCCATCAGATCATCGATCCCGCAACCGGCAAATCCGTGGCCGAATACAGCCTGGCCACCGCGGCCGACGTGGACACCGCCGTCGCCGCTGCCAGGGCCGCGTTTCCCGGATGGGCCGGCGCCACCCCGGCCGAGCGCTCAGCGGTGCTGGCGAAGCTGGCCAAGTTGGCCGACGAGCACGCCGACGAACTGATCTCCGAGGAGGTCAGCCAGACCGGCAAGCCCGTGCGGCTGGCCACCGAGTTCGACGTGCCCGGCAGCGTCGACAACATCGACTTCTTCGCAGGCGCGGCCCGCCACCTGGAAGGGAAGGCCACCGCCGAGTACTCCGGCGACCACACGTCGAGCATCCGCCGCGAGGCCGTCGGCGTCGTCGCGACCATCACCCCGTGGAACTACCCGCTGCAGATGGCGGTGTGGAAGGTGATCCCCGCCCTCGCCGCCGGCTGCTCGGTGGTGATCAAGCCGGCCGAGATCACGCCGCTGACCACCTTGACCCTGGCCCGGCTGGCCACCGAGGCCGGCCTGCCCGACGGCGTGTTCAACGTCGTCACCGGATCGGGTGCGGAGGTGGGCACCGCGCTGGCCGGGCACCGCGACGTCGACGTCGTGACGTTCACCGGATCAACCGCCGTCGGCCGCAAGGTCATGGCCGCCGCGGCCGCGCACGGCCACCGCACCCAGCTCGAGCTGGGCGGCAAGGCCCCGTTCGTGGTGTTCTCCGACGCCGATCTCGACGCCGCCGTCCAGGGCGCCGTCGCCGGTGCGCTGATCAACACCGGCCAGGACTGCACGGCCGCGACGCGGGCCATCGTCGCGCGCGAGCTCTACGACGACTTCGTCGCGGGCGTCGCCGAGGTGATGGGCAAGATCGTCGTCGGCGACCCGCACGATCCCGACACCGACCTGGGCCCGCTGATCACCCATGCCCACCGGGACAAGGTGGCAGGCATGGTGGCGCGGGCGCCGCAGCAGGGTGGACGCATCGTCACCGGCGGTGACGCGCCCGACCTGCCCGGCTCCTTCTACCGCCCGACGCTGATCGCCGACGTCGACGAATCCTCCGAGGTGTACCGCGAGGAGATCTTCGGCCCGGTGCTGACGGTGCGTTCGTTCACCGACGACGACGACGCGCTGCGCCAGGCCAACGACACCGACTACGGCCTGGCCGCCTCGGCGTGGACCCGCGACGTGTACCGCGCGCAGCGGGCGTCGCGCGAGATCAACGCGGGTTGTGTGTGGATCAACGACCACATCCCGATCATCAGCGAGATGCCGCACGGCGGCGTCGGCGCATCCGGCTTCGGCAAGGACATGAGCGACTACTCCTTCGAGGAGTACCTCACCATCAAGCACGTCATGAGCGACATCACCGGGGTCGCCGAAAAAGAATGGCACCGAACCATCTTCAACAAGCGGTAG
- a CDS encoding Lrp/AsnC family transcriptional regulator gives MTNPDGHELASVPLRVNHSRPGAFQLDELSKAIIEKLQADGRRSYAGIGKAVGLSEAAVRQRVQRMVDAGVMQIVAVTDPLQLGFARQAMIGIRCTGDTTKLADKLAQIESVDYVVLTAGSFDAIVEVVCEDDDSLLELLNTRIRALPGVISTETLVYLKLVKQQYNWGTR, from the coding sequence ATGACCAACCCCGATGGTCACGAGCTGGCATCCGTGCCACTGCGGGTGAACCATTCTCGTCCCGGCGCATTTCAGCTCGATGAGCTGTCCAAGGCAATCATCGAGAAGCTGCAGGCCGACGGCCGGCGGTCCTACGCGGGCATCGGCAAGGCCGTCGGCCTGTCCGAGGCCGCTGTGCGCCAGCGCGTGCAACGGATGGTCGACGCGGGTGTCATGCAGATCGTCGCCGTCACCGACCCGCTGCAGCTGGGCTTCGCCCGTCAGGCGATGATCGGGATCCGTTGTACGGGTGACACCACCAAGCTGGCCGACAAACTCGCCCAGATCGAATCCGTCGACTACGTGGTGCTGACCGCGGGCTCGTTCGACGCGATCGTCGAGGTCGTCTGCGAGGACGACGACAGCCTGCTGGAGCTACTCAACACCAGAATTCGCGCATTGCCGGGAGTGATATCCACCGAAACCCTCGTTTACTTGAAACTCGTTAAACAGCAATACAATTGGGGAACACGATGA
- a CDS encoding aspartate aminotransferase family protein, giving the protein MTTADITETAPTDLGAKANRHLWGHFARHGEGITPPIITRGEGVKIFDDAGKSYIDGLSGLFVVQVGHGRKELAEAAAKQAEKLSFFPLWSYATPPAIELAERVASFAPGDLNRVFFTTGGGEAVESAWKLAKQYFKLTGKPGKHKVVSRAIAYHGTPQGALAITGIPAFKAPFEPLTPGGFRAPNTNFYRAPAEYAHDEKAFGRYCADRIAEAIEFEGPDTVAAVFLEPVQNAGGCFPPPPGYFERVREICDEYDVLLVSDEVICAYGRIGSMFACNDFGYVPDIITSAKGLTSGYSPLGAMVASDRLFEPFNDGKTVFGHGYTFGGHPVSAAVAMANLDIFEREGINAHVKEMAPAFRATLEKLYDLPIVGDVRGEGFFYGIELVKDKATKETFNDEESERLLRGYLTPALWEAGLYCRADDRGDPVVQLAPPLISGQAEFDAIYEILHSVLTEAGNRM; this is encoded by the coding sequence ATGACAACCGCAGATATCACCGAAACGGCGCCGACGGATCTCGGCGCCAAGGCGAACCGGCACCTGTGGGGCCACTTCGCCCGCCATGGCGAAGGCATCACGCCGCCGATCATCACCCGCGGCGAGGGTGTGAAGATCTTCGACGACGCGGGCAAGAGCTACATCGACGGCCTGTCCGGGCTGTTCGTCGTCCAGGTCGGCCACGGCCGCAAGGAACTGGCCGAGGCCGCCGCCAAACAGGCCGAGAAGCTCTCGTTCTTCCCGCTGTGGTCCTATGCGACCCCGCCCGCCATCGAACTGGCCGAGCGGGTCGCGAGTTTCGCACCGGGTGATTTGAACCGCGTCTTCTTCACCACCGGCGGCGGCGAGGCCGTCGAGAGCGCGTGGAAGCTGGCCAAGCAGTACTTCAAGCTGACCGGCAAGCCCGGCAAGCACAAGGTCGTCTCGCGCGCGATCGCCTACCACGGCACGCCGCAGGGTGCGCTGGCGATCACCGGCATCCCGGCCTTCAAGGCGCCGTTCGAGCCGCTGACCCCCGGCGGGTTCCGCGCACCGAACACCAACTTCTACCGCGCACCGGCCGAATACGCGCACGACGAAAAGGCTTTCGGCCGTTACTGCGCCGATCGCATCGCCGAGGCCATCGAGTTCGAGGGCCCCGACACCGTCGCCGCGGTGTTCCTGGAACCCGTGCAGAACGCCGGTGGCTGCTTCCCGCCGCCGCCGGGATACTTCGAGCGGGTCCGCGAGATCTGCGACGAGTACGACGTGCTGCTGGTCTCCGACGAGGTGATCTGCGCCTACGGCCGCATCGGGTCGATGTTCGCGTGCAACGACTTCGGTTACGTACCGGACATCATCACCAGCGCCAAGGGCCTGACGTCGGGCTACTCGCCGCTGGGCGCGATGGTCGCCAGCGACCGGCTGTTCGAACCGTTCAACGACGGCAAGACCGTCTTCGGCCACGGCTACACCTTTGGCGGGCACCCGGTTTCGGCCGCGGTCGCCATGGCCAACCTGGACATCTTCGAGCGCGAGGGCATCAACGCCCACGTCAAGGAGATGGCGCCGGCCTTCCGCGCGACGCTGGAGAAGCTCTACGACCTGCCGATCGTCGGCGATGTGCGCGGTGAGGGTTTCTTCTACGGCATCGAGCTGGTGAAGGACAAGGCCACCAAGGAGACGTTCAACGACGAAGAGTCCGAGCGCCTGCTGCGCGGGTACCTCACCCCCGCCCTGTGGGAGGCCGGCCTGTACTGCCGTGCCGACGACCGTGGCGACCCGGTCGTCCAGCTCGCGCCGCCGCTGATCAGCGGCCAGGCCGAGTTCGACGCGATCTACGAGATCCTGCACAGCGTGCTCACCGAGGCAGGCAACCGCATGTAG
- a CDS encoding D-alanyl-D-alanine carboxypeptidase family protein, protein MATFPSTPERRATRRAVTAFAALAMLVAPLMTPGVAGADPGVDCPYRVTTPPAVDASEEPKPGEVAPGPLPVPPKTIGGEALSGCGVITAPGTPPVPEDVSAEAWIVADMDTGDVIAARDPHGRHRPASIIKVLTATAALNELNLNKRIAGTQDDANAEGTRVGVGPGGQYTINDLLHGLLMHSGNDAAHALAMQLGGWDPALQKLNTLAAKLGGRDTRAATPSGLDGPGMSTSAYDMALFYRYAWQHPAFADIVHTESYDFPGRDGGSYPIENDNKLLYNYPGALGGKTGYTDDAGQTFVGAAERDGRRLLVVLLKGTRVPIAPWEQAARLLDYGFAAPPGTKVGTLVDPDPSLAPTKAEEPSPAQAAAVLPPADAMPVRVGVAVVGAIVVFMLILGARQLNQRPQH, encoded by the coding sequence ATGGCGACCTTCCCGAGCACCCCCGAGCGCAGAGCAACCCGGCGCGCGGTGACCGCGTTCGCGGCACTGGCGATGCTGGTGGCGCCCTTGATGACACCCGGCGTGGCCGGTGCCGATCCCGGTGTGGACTGCCCGTACCGGGTGACGACGCCACCCGCGGTCGACGCGTCCGAGGAACCCAAGCCCGGCGAGGTCGCTCCGGGCCCACTGCCGGTGCCGCCCAAGACGATCGGCGGTGAGGCACTGTCCGGGTGCGGCGTGATCACCGCACCGGGAACGCCTCCGGTGCCCGAGGACGTCTCGGCCGAGGCGTGGATCGTCGCCGACATGGACACCGGCGACGTGATCGCCGCGCGCGACCCGCACGGACGTCACCGGCCCGCCAGCATCATCAAGGTCCTGACGGCCACCGCGGCGCTGAACGAACTCAACCTCAACAAACGCATCGCGGGCACGCAGGACGACGCCAACGCCGAGGGCACCCGCGTGGGCGTCGGCCCGGGCGGGCAGTACACGATCAACGACCTGCTGCACGGCCTGCTCATGCACTCCGGCAACGACGCCGCGCACGCACTGGCCATGCAGCTCGGCGGTTGGGACCCCGCGCTGCAGAAACTCAACACGCTCGCCGCCAAGCTCGGCGGCCGCGACACCAGGGCGGCCACGCCGTCGGGTCTCGACGGGCCGGGCATGAGCACGTCGGCCTACGACATGGCGCTGTTCTACCGGTATGCGTGGCAGCACCCGGCGTTCGCCGACATCGTCCACACCGAGAGCTACGACTTCCCCGGGCGCGACGGCGGCTCCTACCCGATCGAGAACGACAACAAGCTGCTCTACAACTACCCGGGCGCGCTGGGCGGCAAGACCGGTTACACCGACGACGCCGGGCAGACGTTCGTCGGCGCCGCCGAACGTGACGGACGACGGCTGCTCGTGGTGCTGCTCAAGGGAACCCGCGTGCCGATCGCCCCGTGGGAGCAGGCCGCACGCCTGCTCGACTACGGGTTCGCCGCTCCCCCGGGCACCAAGGTCGGAACGCTCGTCGACCCGGATCCGTCGCTCGCCCCGACGAAGGCCGAGGAACCCTCACCTGCACAGGCCGCGGCGGTGCTGCCGCCCGCCGACGCCATGCCGGTGCGCGTCGGGGTGGCCGTGGTGGGTGCGATCGTCGTGTTCATGCTGATTCTCGGTGCGCGCCAGCTCAATCAGCGCCCGCAGCACTAG